aataaacaatcgattccctaaccgctatttattttttgttcaatttcaaaatattattcctgatattcaaaagtcggtcaacacacaagtccgaatcaaataaatgcgcaagtagcagcaagtaagatgcatcaggatgatcattttcatttttggtgcacctgtcctagacggactcaacccctgtgttgagtctccaaagtcaaatgcacatgatgcaaataagtgttcctactagggatccgacatgaggctttgttatactaagttttaaaacctaggtgtttgttctagacctggcttacccgagcggacaactcgagccgaggatgggagctgtgtaccggtaaccaaagggccatccggttttgcaactcctccgaatcctcgttctattttggtatatgacactaacagaaaaaagtcacgaccagcgtgcgctcctcaagagagagaagagaggggcttcagcacaatttatatatacagtccaagtaatatcaaagcggtaaaacacatcatttagcacattgagcccaaacatgtaacaaaatcagataaagccaaatataacaatttatctaagctcgaatttctaaccctgaaccagagattctgggttcgttccccagcagagttgccagagctgtcacacctccttttttcgccccgCGAGGGgtgtaggagttttttccaattaaaggacaatcgaaacgagatttgtttatttatttcagagtcggcacttgggagatttagggtgtccaaagtcaccaattttaatcccgaatcgaggaaaagaatgacttcatattacagtctgcgtaccagaaatctggataaggaattctgttaaccagggagaaggtgttaggcattcccgagttccgtggttctagaacggtcgctcaactgtcatattcggcttgattatctgatttaatacatattgaacttatgtgcgaattttaacttttaaccgcttttgtcgttattattacttttatcaagaattgcaacatcgtgtaaacacatctcgaaccacgtcacatcaatgcacccgtggttgttggcatatttcaactctgttgagatttggatttgggtaacataaatgtgcacccgagtttaagaagccaacattattaaatacgcgcttaaagcgactagcgtatcatttttctttgggtagggccgtggaattttgctaaacggtccatcccgaagtctaaacaattttaaggcaaatatttactgagagccccgcaattttgtatttttattcggcgaggctcatctcattcttattttttaaagggatttgcaacgtcatggacatgcatctcggaccatgtcacaatcaatgtacccgtgattagagccacatttcgactctgttgagatttggatttcggtcacataaatgtgcacccgagtttaagaaggtaagatttattaaggcgcgtcctaaagagactaacgtattgttattttaggaagaggccgtgaaggttcattaaacggccaaatccaaagtctagtcaatggttatgtatttattgaggggcccccagcgatgtgtgatttatttggcgaggctaatctcatttttatttttaaggataaacctacagtgactacatttcttctattaagtttgtttctaaaaataaaagaaaatttctcaattaattacatgctgaaaaacgtaacttattagttattagtttacggctaatgcgaatggaaaattgcgatcgagtttgtacaaagaaaaactgctttcattctatattctattattcaataatactagaacataagattgacacaccataatatcaaaacaaagtatttgattaatttaaactaacattataagatgaagaagttatacatatgcaaccccattactcattaattaatcgactacatttttatacaaagaaaggaaaattatattcaaacacaaatctaaacaggaggaattcaacaggaacaaagcttgattaatatttcatttcgcttcaagacGAGAGTGTACAAACGTGTACCTGGAAAtagcagtacaagaagaaaagaaggaggagtcaacAGCAGGTTCatcaacaccgcaaaaccagtaacaaccagtagaataacccagcaacggattgaaaaatcagcaataacaaagtgcaatcgcagtcaaagcagaaaagagacggatacaagatgcagtagtttactgattttgaataacactcgagaaaaggcaaaacggaaattattccagtgaaagttcaaattgtctttctcttttactctctaacactcttgaaattttccagaatgtattactctaAAAAATATTCTCCTCAAAAATCTCACTAGAAAATAATCCTCCTAATCATCCTCCTCCTATGTCAAGAGTGACTCTTATTTATAGGAAGACTCTTGTCTTGGACCTCTAACCCAAAATATTCCCCTAATGaaatgctttgtccccactaattaatgttttctttattttaaacattTGTCCTCCATGCCTACATGCTTTGTctcccactacattaaataaatatatcaatcccaacccattacattttgtccctcatgcctaacataaacaattacaatattccccccactacattatgtcttgtctccCATTAAATTAAAAAATCGTatcaaaccccaccccattacattttgtcctccatgcttacataaagaattattcaaaatgttcaattaccaaactacccctccgacattattgcaattaccattttacccctgaacgtactgcaatttaccaaactaccccatcagctataaccaattcaactaatcaatcttaaccaaaatatagccaatatgaccaaattctaaacaaactaaacaacaaatcatatgaacacagatgaatcattcaacttcaaattaatagaaataaattaaccatattgggaaccaatcctggttaacttagaccaaaatggatgagcaaggaaacaacaatattaacaacacaatacatgattcaaactaaatcaacaaatcaaaaaccaaaaacaaactcaaattaaattactggatgaacttcaaacaaagaataaacatgcattaaaatctattttaaacaacaaaacatgacggattcaaacaacaacaaaacgatttaacaatttctgaaaaaaacacataacaacacatgaaacaaactgaagaaataattaattaaacttcaatttgaatctaacaacattaaactaacaacttcacatgaacaaactgaaaaattaacaaaacaatgaacatgaacaaaacaaaaatcaaacatttaccgatcttagatttgagaatatcaaaaataaaatacggacaaaagtgaaactcaaaatccactaaccggatcgaaacgacgaacaacgactgaccaacgacgaactcgaactagGTGTGggctgttttgacgaccccaaccaaaactcgaacaaacgacgatGAAGACGAATTTAAGAAGCAACTGAAGCAGCGCCGAAGTAGTAGCAGCAGTCGACGCAGCAGAAGCGATGCTCGAGCTGGACGAGGCAGTAGAAAAGGttgaagcagtagcaacagcagccATGGACGAGGGAGCTGGGCGCGGAGCAAATGCTCGACAGCAGCATCGATAAAAGATGGAAGAAGCAGCCGCGGCAACAGCAAATGGAAGATGCAGCAGCGATAGCAGTGTCGATGAAGCTGGAAGAAGCAGTGATGGCGATGATGGTGTTATGGTGGAGCTGGGCGTAACAGAAGTAGCAGAAAGCAGAAACAGGAGCAGTGAAGCGAAGCCCCGCGTCCATGGCTGGAGCTTGGGAGCTCGACCACTCAACTCGAACTCGacgaaacgaagaagatgaagcagaaggatCGTTCATGGAGTAGCTGCGGGCAGCATGGAGGAGCTGGAAGGAGGGGTCGTTTGCAGTGGGGTTTCAACCATGGGAGGGCAGCCATGGCGATGgtggttgacgacgaagacgcagcaaGGAGGTAGTGGATGTCGCGGGTTTgaagatggtgaaggagaagaagCAGACGGGCATGGGTTCGAAGGCAGCCATGGACAAGCTGCCATGGATGTGTGTGTGAGAAagcttggagaagatgaagagaaaGAAGGGAGGGGGGGCGGATCTtctttaggttttttagggttttttttgttatgttttgtttgtttgaaatgcaagatagggggtgttgggtctttggggttaagGGGCGGACCAGGTCGACCCgtgtggagatggaccgggtcatggggaaggttgggccattatTTGGGTTTGTGGTTTGAATTAGatgaagtggcccaatccgatttttctttgtatttttgctctcttttcttcttttatttttctaaaactaaattctaaaatccttaaattattattaagaactaaattaagttataaaaacgcaacttaactcccaataacaattaacgcacaattaagtaataattaagcataaaattgtatatttggacattaaatgctaaaaatgcaaaagatgcctatttttgtaatttctaatttttgtaaaacaaacttaattactaacaattgtagaattaaatcctacatgcaaaatgcgacatattttgtattttttattaatttaacaaataaacatgcacagacaaatacaaataattatccccaaaatgtcacaaaaattctcaaaattgcacaccaaggaaaatcattttattttgcattttttgggagtaattttcatatagggcaaaaatcacgtgcttacagagggtatgccgggtcagtgggcaatttgtgaaccactagattggtgcttaatcccggcatatcatcatatgatcatgcgaaaacatctttgaattccacgagagttttgatcaattcctccctgacatttggctcaatgtggatgctgattttggtttctctgacattatctgcatcccctagattcacagcctcagtgtcattcagattaggcttgggtttctcttcaaattggaatagttctcggtttatttcttcgaaggcttcatcctcgtcatattcagactcattgtcacgatcgacctcttgtatcattaagtcggagtcggattgatttattagactaggtcgaagatccgctgtgcatgtcatgtcattagaaccagtaaaaagagaactgttcagaaagaaaaagaacaaaacagaaatcaaaatgaggcaaaagaagagaattttattaaaatttgggataacagggttcacactattacaaaaaataaaaatgaaatttggattacaccctggaataatccgaaacaagaaagcaaaaatcaaagcctactaccaggactcccccggataggaagaggagtaactgtccaattgttggttttggcctcaggccccacaaactgtatgtctgctccactggaactctctccaacttctaccatattgacatcagcgaatagcctctcgaaactctgattcaaatccccgtccatcccaatcaatggtccgagaatttttgGGACCGATGACCCCTTGGCatttgctctaacaaaagatcttgagagacgtggcacaagtttgggaagaaaccaaactttcttcttcattttccgcgctcgctttacatctaccgcagtcggtttgaaccccaatccaaaagtctccaaattcttgggcaaggaaacaggttggacaatcccctgaagctcaacccccaggccttttcccggcacaaacccattacccaacATTTCCgaaaccatcatgaccgttgcggaagctaccctagggtgctgaaTGATCTCACCCTCGGAAATCTTGTTTGCCAACACTgcatcgaaaacctggtaaacccagggacctttgtcatcattggtctctatgaagggaaCAATGGCGCTTCCCATGGTGCAcacagtgtcctcgccgtgcagtacgacctcttgtctatcccactcgaacttgaccatctgatgcagggTGGAAGGTATTGCTTTAGctgcgtggatccacggtcgccccaatagaaggttataagatattgcgacatctaatacctggaactccatggtaaactggactggaccgatggtcaattcaagtacaatatcccccacggtggctgttccaaatcctcggacgcaaatgctattcttgtggattcttccatggtcgatctttaactggttcaggatggataatggacaaatattggcacttaagccgttatccaccaatgcccgagtaactaccgaatcttcacatttgacagttaggtagagagctttattatgctccgtgccctccactggcagatcatcatctgagaatgttaccctattcacctcgaaaattttgttggcaatcgtttccaggtgatttacagaaatctcgttgggcacatgagcttcattcagtatcttcatcagggcccgacgatgttcatctgaatggatcagtaatgataacagcgagatctgtgccggtgttttcttcaactgttcgaccacggagtaatcctgcactttcatcttcttcaagaactcctcagcttcttcttctgacacaggtttctttgttgtagctgggttgggtcttctcaactccacggagcaaaacaccgtcctgatcgagttagtccctgcgcctcacaactatcctcctccactggTTTTCCCCTGTACATCACCAttgccttctcatacttccaaggcacggccttgctatcaatcatgggcaattggactaccggctttatggtgaccagttccctgcacacccctttcaacacaactgcgggtgtgggtggcgtccctgatattaccaatttggctggctccGGTTTCTTTGTTGCAGTGGACgaactctttcccaatatcaccactggcttgacacctTCCCCTTTCAAATGTACCCCTGGTCTTCCACCGgtcgattcttctttcggagcggcctggatcatcatcactgtttgtgagggcttcctcggctctcctccctcatacaacaactcgatcatgtgagcctcGTGGTGTGTTGGcaatgggttttggttgatgttaggtgcctccggcgtctggacctcgatcttgttggcatcaatgagatcttgtattgcatgcctcaatctccaatatttttcaatatcatgccccagcatccctgagcagtactcacagcttatcgatcggtccaaattttagggtaagggatttggcaatctaggctaaacaggatttaataaacccaactgcctcaatttgtggaacaaggcagtataagtttctcccaactcagtaaaggttctttgcctctgcagtcTTTCATTTCTGGAAGCCGGTTTTCTcttgaaacccatccctggagggttcctgtaggctcttggcggtggataagtgttttgtggtggtgggtaggtattatgtggaggtgggtatgtattgtggggagctggcacgcgccattgtgggcgaaccggaggttgggtgtatgtctgtgcttgatggacggtgaaatgttgttcttgtggtgggtagtagggttgtggagggtaatttggagtgtgtgGGTAGTTTATATGATGGGGtatgggttggtaatgaggggaaggacctctagatctggaccaattgccgacctctattgtcgtgacctcctctgtccttttctttccgagcgcacctcccgcgccgctctgaatggcctgagtcgttgccttgattgctgagtaactcaggatcttattgaacttaagtccctcttctatcattcCTCCCATTTTCGCCACTTTAttgaatgatttgccaactgacgtcaccaagtgaccgaagtaagttggctcgagagtttgtataaagtaatccaccatttctccctctctcattgggggatcaactctggctgcctgttctctccatcggaacccaaattcccgaaagctctctccgggtttcttcttaagcttcagcaatgtgagacggtctgtgactatctcaaggttgtattagAAGTgtcctgcaaaagcctgtgccaagtcatcccaggtgtagcACCTGCTCGggtcttgtcttgtataccactccagtgtcgacccgctcaaactctggccaaagtaagctatcaatagctcatcttttccccctgctcccctcattttgctacaaaagccccgtagatgtgccataggatcgccatgcccttcgtacaaatcgaatttgggcatcttgaaccctgctggtaattgaacgtcagggaaagggcatagatccttgtaggccacgctgacctggttgcctaacccgtgtatgttcctgaaggactgctccaggcttttaaatttccgcatcacttcgtcctgctctgggATCTTAGTcagcttttcaatctccgccgggacctcaaagtggggattataggtatgcggctcaggtgctttgaatgtgagttcatgggggtaatattgtgtgtcgtgagcctgaaacagtggctcactggatgatctgtgcaatggggctgggggaggtgccagaaagacgggaacatttggtggaggagggttttgactgggtggtggagctttgggatcataggcctctcttccctgatagtagtgatggcttgggaaactcgttgaagggccggtggaggggtattccggcgtgtgtattggttggagggtaggagtaacgggtagttcttgccccttctgggctctagctaaggctatctgcatctcattcatttccagcctcattttttccattttctccagggcttccttcagcatctgattggctgtcttttctgactcaacgctgttgtctgacccagtcatgctttctagtataggacctttcgatcttgtttgataatggtacggtgccagtacgctctaaaaaactaactggtattgattggaaaaacaacaaacttgttagtgttagagtcttaacagatattgtaattgcacgttgggggatgcaatgttcttaggcagttaaccatttctaacatgcttttgctctgaccgcatgcatcattccGGCTTATTTTATTTGGTGCCTCTTTCGAATGTTTCAGGGACCTtccttttcttattctcttttttttttttttaaattaaagtcAAATCCTAtatagattgcctacgtatcgtgaccccgcacgaatcagaccaggcgtagttcatgCATCCGTAAGATAAATACCCAATTTTCTATTACTCAAATATGTTATTACAAACtgtgatttgaaagaaaacaaatgaaaTACAGACTCTACATTATTAACaatgtttgaagagaacataGTGGTAAACAACAGactctgaaaaacaaacaagtgcaaacTTGAACTAGGGACACATTAAAGATTTCAATTTAGGTACTCgtgaggcatcattcggccttttcgcgggttTTGGTATAAGAcccctctgcaagctcttcaactcattcatgatccggtggacgtagcccatgatagaggcaagaagggtatcacgaggtatttgctcacatgttaggcatctcatgtagatgtagtgcccaatatCATCAATCCTTCCCCGGATGTTATCCCTTTCCCTGAACAGTTGTTCTATTTGCCGGTTCTTTAGCCCCAGCATTTGAGCATTGTCAGTGAGTCGATCCTGAAACCTCTCCATTCGTTTTCCATTAtggccatcaaatcataacatcgccttctgtctgcccgggcatctcgggcttgtttaaagacctgctcctgaagagtggagtttgtcTCTCTTAAAAGTCCCATGCTTATTTCAGAATCCCAtatgacttgttgtagatgcttCCTCCGTGCCATTGTCCCTTTttcccacctgacccgcattctttcTATGCAAGCCTTGGATCTCTTCAAGTCCTCTCGGCTTTTGCCGACTTGATTTCTCAGCTCTgttatcaacctttcatcagagcgatGTTTCTGTCGGTCGttgttactcttactgacttggcgaatttgGGATTttagtgcctggttttctttggttaatttattcttttcaccctgttccgaggcgacttgcacgcggttctcaaatataagcctttcaacttgttgcttcagcttcccgatttcaacccggtaaccttcttcTCTTGCCAACCAACCCCACTGCTcttgcgaatcatccgtaaattgttgtaCATGAGCTCTTTCAGCAGGTCTCGGatgaatctggaaccttttaccGAACCAAGCATTGTATTTTaagtctacctcacccttagccaatTCTCGATCCATAGTCTTGGGCTCCAGGAATCTAtattcgtgccacaactttctaattttttctTTGAGGAATACGACTCCTGGGCTTAattcaatggcgtgcttgcttagatattcatcagtgggaattacctgaaatcttcctagctagcgcaatacccgatgaggagcatatggttggatactaCGCACTTCTATCAAAAGAATGTGACATTCCTCACCCGACATGTATATCACCTCAGTATcaggcaaccacccaaatgcccattcaatttggtcggcCGTCATTGAACTTAatcgtgcaagccatgcttcgacaccttcgggGAATACAACGCCTATCATCCGTTTCTCACAACCACTGATACAGTTTTTTCCGGTCAACCCGTGATTCATGTATCTTGCTCGGTGACAGAGGTgctcttgcatccacagctggagtaacaaaTTGCATCCCTGGAAGAAATTGCCTCcctctcggcatatagtcaaggctcggtagatttcgaTCAAAACCAAAGGGACCACAGTACTGTTAAtttttttgattgcaacatcagccatccctacaaggcctatctctattttcttatctttgcggggacaaacCATGATTCCTAAGAAGGCTGTTatgaatgccaaagtacgtcttgcctCCCACTTGTTTCTGTCCCCACCATGAGTTAGTCCGAGGTTCGGTTCTTCGAAACCCTGAGGAGTACCATACCGCTGATATAAGAATTGAAGAGCACAATAACCTTTCGACAAATCGTCATcttgcaccttccgactaatgtgTAGCAAATTCAAAAACCCATGTGGAGACACTGGTCTAggagaaagcaaatattgccccctCAATTTTCCATCCAAACCTGCATAACCCGcaatctcctctaatgtaggtgtAAGCTCAAAGTCTGCAAAGCGGAATACATTACGGGTTGGATCCCAGAATGGTATTAAAGCTTCAATGACGTCCGTCCTTGGCTTGATATCTAACAGACTGACGAGGCCTCCTAAAATTCTTTCCACTATTTTCTTACTATcatttcccaaatcattccaccacatgtggagctgcaGAGGGACCTTGCTAAAGACTGAGAACGGTTCgatttgatttgtgctcatcctgcacatttattaaggtgattaagaaagaaaaaaaaacttttattcgactcaaaaataaaactatttatatgTTGTTTTGTGTGTTTTCAAATTGGAAAAAGTAAAAAACTTGATTTtcaaacgcggcctttcagcactttggaagcgaagatttttaaggctgtgtgggtcaactagaccaaaaatcctaaacatgacccaaaagtggctgtttatgcaaagtcagccttccggcgttcctttcgggaacattcggctatttatgacataacaacatcacctgacttatttatgactctttttatcgtttttcaaattagaaaactcaatattgcaaacacggcctttcaacgtctcggggacgaagatttttaaggctgtgtgggtcaactggaccaaatcttaaaaaaaaatgacccaaaggtggctgtttatgcaaagtcagccttccggcgtccctttcgggaacattcggctatgttttgacaaaacagcgtca
This sequence is a window from Nicotiana sylvestris chromosome 3, ASM39365v2, whole genome shotgun sequence. Protein-coding genes within it:
- the LOC138888288 gene encoding uncharacterized protein gives rise to the protein MCRMSTNQIEPFSVFSKVPLQLHMWWNDLGNDSKKIVERILGGLVSLLDIKPRTDVIEALIPFWDPTRNVFRFADFELTPTLEEIAGYAGLDGKLRGQYLLSPRPVSPHGFLNLLHISRKVQDDDLSKGYCALQFLYQRYGTPQGFEEPNLGLTHGGDRNKWEARRTLAFITAFLGIMVCPRKDKKIEIGLVGMADVAIKKINSTVVPLVLIEIYRALTICREGGNFFQGCNLLLQLWMQEHLCHRARYMNHGLTGKNCISGCEKRMIGVVFPEGVEAWLARLSSMTADQIEWAFGWLPDTEVIYMSGEECHILLIEVRSIQPYAPHRVLR